In a genomic window of Equus caballus isolate H_3958 breed thoroughbred chromosome 9, TB-T2T, whole genome shotgun sequence:
- the MAPK15 gene encoding mitogen-activated protein kinase 15 isoform X10: protein MLLQEFGDHPNIIRLLDVIRAENDRDIYLVLESMDTDLNAVICKGGLLKDVHKRYIFHQLLRATEFIHSGHVIHRDQKPSNVLLDSSCLAKLCDFGLARSLSGLPEGPEGQALTEYVATRWYRAPEVLLSASRYTPGVDMWSLGCILGEMLRGKPLFPGTSTLHQLELILETIPPPSKEDLLALGSSYSASVLTRLGSRFHCPAREWTLEADVRLPVQEGVQLSAPEYRNLLYQMILDRRGNSQVPREEGLGDAPRPQAPPPKPGAVPRLASDSPAQNPGRRPRSGPGCEPAREALGRATSLPRQSSGPLLRPPPLGGPGRGERSPGATTASPSAPSWMKPGVRGAAPSLTSQAAAQVAIQALIRSDRDPGRGVQATAAPRVPHGLSREPRPGRRMFGASASLGAQGAARAALGGYSQAYGTVCRAALGRLPLFPGPRA from the exons ATGTTGCTGCAG GAATTTGGGGACCATCCCAACATAATCCGCCTCCTGGACGTGATCCGGGCGGAGAACGACAGGGACATCTACCTGGTGTTGGAGTCTATGG ACACTGACCTGAATGCCGTCATCTGCAAGGGCGGTCTGCTGAAGGACGTGCACAAGCGCTACATCTTCCACCAGCTCCTGCGGGCCACCGAGTTCATCCACTCAGGACACGTCATCCACCGGGACCAGAAG ccatCCAACGTTCTCCTGGACTCCAGCTGCTTGGCGAAGCTATGTGACTTCGGCCTCGCCCGTTCCCTCAGCGGCCTCCCTGAAGGGCCGGAGGGCCAGGCCCTGACAGAGTATGTGGCCACACGCTGGTACCGGGCTCCGGAGGTGCTGCTGTCCGCAAGCCG gtATACCCCTGGGGTGGACATGTGGAGTCTGGGCTGCATCCTGGGGGAGATGCTTCGGGGGAAGCCCCTGTTCCCTGGCACATCTACGCTCCACCAGCTGGAGCTGATCCTGGAGACCATCCCGCCACCATCCAAGGAGG ACCTCCTGGCTCTCGGCTCAAGCTACAGCGCCTCTGTTCTGACCCGCCTGGGGTCGCG GTTCCACTGCCCGGCCCGTGAGTGGACACTGGAGGCCGATGTGCGGCTCCCGGTGCAGGAAGGAGTCCAGCTCTCGGCCCCCGAATATCGCAACCTCCTCTATCAG ATGATCCTGGATCGCAGGGGCAACAGCCAGGTCCCGAGAGAGGAGGGCCTGGGGGACGCCCCCCGGCCCCAGGCACCCCCGCCCAAACCCGGAGCCGTCCCCCGGCTGGCCTCGGACTCGCCCGCGCAGAACCCTGGACGCAGGCCTCGGAGTGGCCCCGGCTGCGAGCCCGCGCGCG AAGCCCTCGGCAGAGCCACGAGCCTTCCCAGGCAGAGCTCCGGGCCCCTGCTCCGGCCTCCGCCCCtaggaggtcctgggaggggggaAAGGTCCCCCGGGGCGACGACGGCGTCCCCCTCGGCACCCTCGTGG ATGAAGCCCGGCGTGAGGGGGGCGGCGCCCTCCCTGACCTCGCAGGCGGCTGCCCAGGTGGCCATCCAGGCCCTGATCCGGAGTGACCGCGACCCGGGCCGTGGGGTGCAGGCCACCGCCGCGCCACGG GTCCCCCACGGGCTTTCCCGCGAGCCCCGGCCCGGCCGGAGGATGTTCGGCGCCTCGGCCTCGCTGGGGGCCCAGGGGGCCGCTCGGGCCGCGCTCGGGGGCTACTCACAAGCCTATGGCACCGTCTGCCGCGCGGCGCTGGGCCGTCTGCCCCTGTTCCCTGGACCTCGCGCATGA
- the MAPK15 gene encoding mitogen-activated protein kinase 15 isoform X6: protein MLLQEFGDHPNIIRLLDVIRAENDRDIYLVLESMDTDLNAVICKGGLLKDVHKRYIFHQLLRATEFIHSGHVIHRDQKPSNVLLDSSCLAKLCDFGLARSLSGLPEGPEGQALTEYVATRWYRAPEVLLSASRYTPGVDMWSLGCILGEMLRGKPLFPGTSTLHQLELILETIPPPSKEDLLALGSSYSASVLTRLGSRFHCPAREWTLEADVRLPVQEGVQLSAPEYRNLLYQMILDRRGNSQVPREEGLGDAPRPQAPPPKPGAVPRLASDSPAQNPGRRPRSGPGCEPAREALGRATSLPRQSSGPLLRPPPLGGPGRGERSPGATTASPSAPSWMKPGVRGAAPSLTSQAAAQVAIQALIRSDRDPGRGVQATAAPRVSPAPSALASLPVSPSPPTRGSLPVGSSPAPSSPAPAPPLTGRPTACRSPTGFPASPGPAGGCSAPRPRWGPRGPLGPRSGATHKPMAPSAARRWAVCPCSLDLAHEPPSRPQTPRSSAATRIAPSLCLAPCPGLPRGMGG, encoded by the exons ATGTTGCTGCAG GAATTTGGGGACCATCCCAACATAATCCGCCTCCTGGACGTGATCCGGGCGGAGAACGACAGGGACATCTACCTGGTGTTGGAGTCTATGG ACACTGACCTGAATGCCGTCATCTGCAAGGGCGGTCTGCTGAAGGACGTGCACAAGCGCTACATCTTCCACCAGCTCCTGCGGGCCACCGAGTTCATCCACTCAGGACACGTCATCCACCGGGACCAGAAG ccatCCAACGTTCTCCTGGACTCCAGCTGCTTGGCGAAGCTATGTGACTTCGGCCTCGCCCGTTCCCTCAGCGGCCTCCCTGAAGGGCCGGAGGGCCAGGCCCTGACAGAGTATGTGGCCACACGCTGGTACCGGGCTCCGGAGGTGCTGCTGTCCGCAAGCCG gtATACCCCTGGGGTGGACATGTGGAGTCTGGGCTGCATCCTGGGGGAGATGCTTCGGGGGAAGCCCCTGTTCCCTGGCACATCTACGCTCCACCAGCTGGAGCTGATCCTGGAGACCATCCCGCCACCATCCAAGGAGG ACCTCCTGGCTCTCGGCTCAAGCTACAGCGCCTCTGTTCTGACCCGCCTGGGGTCGCG GTTCCACTGCCCGGCCCGTGAGTGGACACTGGAGGCCGATGTGCGGCTCCCGGTGCAGGAAGGAGTCCAGCTCTCGGCCCCCGAATATCGCAACCTCCTCTATCAG ATGATCCTGGATCGCAGGGGCAACAGCCAGGTCCCGAGAGAGGAGGGCCTGGGGGACGCCCCCCGGCCCCAGGCACCCCCGCCCAAACCCGGAGCCGTCCCCCGGCTGGCCTCGGACTCGCCCGCGCAGAACCCTGGACGCAGGCCTCGGAGTGGCCCCGGCTGCGAGCCCGCGCGCG AAGCCCTCGGCAGAGCCACGAGCCTTCCCAGGCAGAGCTCCGGGCCCCTGCTCCGGCCTCCGCCCCtaggaggtcctgggaggggggaAAGGTCCCCCGGGGCGACGACGGCGTCCCCCTCGGCACCCTCGTGG ATGAAGCCCGGCGTGAGGGGGGCGGCGCCCTCCCTGACCTCGCAGGCGGCTGCCCAGGTGGCCATCCAGGCCCTGATCCGGAGTGACCGCGACCCGGGCCGTGGGGTGCAGGCCACCGCCGCGCCACGGGTGAGCCCGGCCCCTTCGGCCCTCGCCTCCCTTCCCGTCAGCCCTTCCCCTCCGACCCGGGGCTCGCTCCCCGTTGGgtcctcccctgccccttcctcccctgcGCCTGCGCCGCCCCTGACCGGCCGTCCGACCGCGTGCAGGTCCCCCACGGGCTTTCCCGCGAGCCCCGGCCCGGCCGGAGGATGTTCGGCGCCTCGGCCTCGCTGGGGGCCCAGGGGGCCGCTCGGGCCGCGCTCGGGGGCTACTCACAAGCCTATGGCACCGTCTGCCGCGCGGCGCTGGGCCGTCTGCCCCTGTTCCCTGGACCTCGCGCATGAGCCGCCCTCCCGCCCTCAAACCCCCCGCAGCTCAGCCGCGACCCGGATCGCCCCCTCCCTTTGCCTAGCCCCTTGTCCAGGCCTCCCGCGGGGTATGGGGGGATAG
- the MAPK15 gene encoding mitogen-activated protein kinase 15 isoform X9 produces the protein MLLQEFGDHPNIIRLLDVIRAENDRDIYLVLESMDTDLNAVICKGGLLKDVHKRYIFHQLLRATEFIHSGHVIHRDQKPSNVLLDSSCLAKLCDFGLARSLSGLPEGPEGQALTEYVATRWYRAPEVLLSASRYTPGVDMWSLGCILGEMLRGKPLFPGTSTLHQLELILETIPPPSKEDLLALGSSYSASVLTRLGSRPRQTLDTLLPPDTPPEALDLLRRLLVFAPDKRLSAAQALRHPYVQRFHCPAREWTLEADVRLPVQEGVQLSAPEYRNLLYQMILDRRGNSQVPREEGLGDAPRPQAPPPKPGAVPRLASDSPAQNPGRRPRSGPGCEPAREALGRATSLPRQSSGPLLRPPPLGGPGRGERSPGATTASPSAPSWPGVRGAAPSLTSQAAAQVAIQALIRSDRDPGRGVQATAAPRVPHGLSREPRPGRRMFGASASLGAQGAARAALGGYSQAYGTVCRAALGRLPLFPGPRA, from the exons ATGTTGCTGCAG GAATTTGGGGACCATCCCAACATAATCCGCCTCCTGGACGTGATCCGGGCGGAGAACGACAGGGACATCTACCTGGTGTTGGAGTCTATGG ACACTGACCTGAATGCCGTCATCTGCAAGGGCGGTCTGCTGAAGGACGTGCACAAGCGCTACATCTTCCACCAGCTCCTGCGGGCCACCGAGTTCATCCACTCAGGACACGTCATCCACCGGGACCAGAAG ccatCCAACGTTCTCCTGGACTCCAGCTGCTTGGCGAAGCTATGTGACTTCGGCCTCGCCCGTTCCCTCAGCGGCCTCCCTGAAGGGCCGGAGGGCCAGGCCCTGACAGAGTATGTGGCCACACGCTGGTACCGGGCTCCGGAGGTGCTGCTGTCCGCAAGCCG gtATACCCCTGGGGTGGACATGTGGAGTCTGGGCTGCATCCTGGGGGAGATGCTTCGGGGGAAGCCCCTGTTCCCTGGCACATCTACGCTCCACCAGCTGGAGCTGATCCTGGAGACCATCCCGCCACCATCCAAGGAGG ACCTCCTGGCTCTCGGCTCAAGCTACAGCGCCTCTGTTCTGACCCGCCTGGGGTCGCG GCCACGGCAGACGCTGGACACCCTCCTGCCACCCGACACGCCCCCGGAGGCCCTGGACCTCCTCAGGCGACTCCTGGTGTTCGCCCCGGACAAGCGGCTTAGCGCCGCCCAGGCTCTGCGGCACCCCTACGTGCAGAG GTTCCACTGCCCGGCCCGTGAGTGGACACTGGAGGCCGATGTGCGGCTCCCGGTGCAGGAAGGAGTCCAGCTCTCGGCCCCCGAATATCGCAACCTCCTCTATCAG ATGATCCTGGATCGCAGGGGCAACAGCCAGGTCCCGAGAGAGGAGGGCCTGGGGGACGCCCCCCGGCCCCAGGCACCCCCGCCCAAACCCGGAGCCGTCCCCCGGCTGGCCTCGGACTCGCCCGCGCAGAACCCTGGACGCAGGCCTCGGAGTGGCCCCGGCTGCGAGCCCGCGCGCG AAGCCCTCGGCAGAGCCACGAGCCTTCCCAGGCAGAGCTCCGGGCCCCTGCTCCGGCCTCCGCCCCtaggaggtcctgggaggggggaAAGGTCCCCCGGGGCGACGACGGCGTCCCCCTCGGCACCCTCGTGG CCCGGCGTGAGGGGGGCGGCGCCCTCCCTGACCTCGCAGGCGGCTGCCCAGGTGGCCATCCAGGCCCTGATCCGGAGTGACCGCGACCCGGGCCGTGGGGTGCAGGCCACCGCCGCGCCACGG GTCCCCCACGGGCTTTCCCGCGAGCCCCGGCCCGGCCGGAGGATGTTCGGCGCCTCGGCCTCGCTGGGGGCCCAGGGGGCCGCTCGGGCCGCGCTCGGGGGCTACTCACAAGCCTATGGCACCGTCTGCCGCGCGGCGCTGGGCCGTCTGCCCCTGTTCCCTGGACCTCGCGCATGA
- the MAPK15 gene encoding mitogen-activated protein kinase 15 isoform X8 → MLLQEFGDHPNIIRLLDVIRAENDRDIYLVLESMDTDLNAVICKGGLLKDVHKRYIFHQLLRATEFIHSGHVIHRDQKPSNVLLDSSCLAKLCDFGLARSLSGLPEGPEGQALTEYVATRWYRAPEVLLSASRYTPGVDMWSLGCILGEMLRGKPLFPGTSTLHQLELILETIPPPSKEDLLALGSSYSASVLTRLGSRPRQTLDTLLPPDTPPEALDLLRRLLVFAPDKRLSAAQALRHPYVQRFHCPAREWTLEADVRLPVQEGVQLSAPEYRNLLYQMILDRRGNSQVPREEGLGDAPRPQAPPPKPGAVPRLASDSPAQNPGRRPRSGPGCEPAREALGRATSLPRQSSGPLLRPPPLGGPGRGERSPGATTASPSAPSWMKPGVRGAAPSLTSQAAAQVAIQALIRSDRDPGRGVQATAAPRVPHGLSREPRPGRRMFGASASLGAQGAARAALGGYSQAYGTVCRAALGRLPLFPGPRA, encoded by the exons ATGTTGCTGCAG GAATTTGGGGACCATCCCAACATAATCCGCCTCCTGGACGTGATCCGGGCGGAGAACGACAGGGACATCTACCTGGTGTTGGAGTCTATGG ACACTGACCTGAATGCCGTCATCTGCAAGGGCGGTCTGCTGAAGGACGTGCACAAGCGCTACATCTTCCACCAGCTCCTGCGGGCCACCGAGTTCATCCACTCAGGACACGTCATCCACCGGGACCAGAAG ccatCCAACGTTCTCCTGGACTCCAGCTGCTTGGCGAAGCTATGTGACTTCGGCCTCGCCCGTTCCCTCAGCGGCCTCCCTGAAGGGCCGGAGGGCCAGGCCCTGACAGAGTATGTGGCCACACGCTGGTACCGGGCTCCGGAGGTGCTGCTGTCCGCAAGCCG gtATACCCCTGGGGTGGACATGTGGAGTCTGGGCTGCATCCTGGGGGAGATGCTTCGGGGGAAGCCCCTGTTCCCTGGCACATCTACGCTCCACCAGCTGGAGCTGATCCTGGAGACCATCCCGCCACCATCCAAGGAGG ACCTCCTGGCTCTCGGCTCAAGCTACAGCGCCTCTGTTCTGACCCGCCTGGGGTCGCG GCCACGGCAGACGCTGGACACCCTCCTGCCACCCGACACGCCCCCGGAGGCCCTGGACCTCCTCAGGCGACTCCTGGTGTTCGCCCCGGACAAGCGGCTTAGCGCCGCCCAGGCTCTGCGGCACCCCTACGTGCAGAG GTTCCACTGCCCGGCCCGTGAGTGGACACTGGAGGCCGATGTGCGGCTCCCGGTGCAGGAAGGAGTCCAGCTCTCGGCCCCCGAATATCGCAACCTCCTCTATCAG ATGATCCTGGATCGCAGGGGCAACAGCCAGGTCCCGAGAGAGGAGGGCCTGGGGGACGCCCCCCGGCCCCAGGCACCCCCGCCCAAACCCGGAGCCGTCCCCCGGCTGGCCTCGGACTCGCCCGCGCAGAACCCTGGACGCAGGCCTCGGAGTGGCCCCGGCTGCGAGCCCGCGCGCG AAGCCCTCGGCAGAGCCACGAGCCTTCCCAGGCAGAGCTCCGGGCCCCTGCTCCGGCCTCCGCCCCtaggaggtcctgggaggggggaAAGGTCCCCCGGGGCGACGACGGCGTCCCCCTCGGCACCCTCGTGG ATGAAGCCCGGCGTGAGGGGGGCGGCGCCCTCCCTGACCTCGCAGGCGGCTGCCCAGGTGGCCATCCAGGCCCTGATCCGGAGTGACCGCGACCCGGGCCGTGGGGTGCAGGCCACCGCCGCGCCACGG GTCCCCCACGGGCTTTCCCGCGAGCCCCGGCCCGGCCGGAGGATGTTCGGCGCCTCGGCCTCGCTGGGGGCCCAGGGGGCCGCTCGGGCCGCGCTCGGGGGCTACTCACAAGCCTATGGCACCGTCTGCCGCGCGGCGCTGGGCCGTCTGCCCCTGTTCCCTGGACCTCGCGCATGA